A single genomic interval of Candidatus Jordarchaeales archaeon harbors:
- a CDS encoding ADP-ribosylation factor-like protein: MKISLIGLAGSGKTSIYLTTFAGKKPQETKGIAPTVMYEVRRHPFLGLDISLFDFGGQEQYIESYLEDPKVFAGTDILIPVIDLHSPEKFDAAKNYFKKVLEFFKKEGIKPTIYVFLHKYDSKDYAKELLEKNLNDAKRIFSEIFDEWGAKYYVTSIYEQERLAEIFRDILVAHYEELQKHLENAQKQLAEIPAKVIISDTAGNVIVHNVQGVSTGLQLRVDLRDFIVACNNLRENFFMADSAVFTGKPIDGSKELILNLFKYILAVIIMKTGKLREEDEEKIRTLLKDMEVFADLVVRAHAER; the protein is encoded by the coding sequence ATGAAAATATCACTTATAGGACTAGCTGGTAGTGGAAAAACTAGCATATATCTCACCACATTTGCTGGTAAAAAACCTCAGGAGACGAAGGGAATTGCTCCCACAGTTATGTACGAAGTGCGCCGACACCCGTTTTTAGGCCTCGACATTAGCTTATTTGACTTTGGAGGACAAGAACAATACATCGAGTCGTATTTAGAGGACCCCAAAGTCTTTGCTGGAACAGATATTCTCATCCCTGTTATAGACCTCCACAGTCCAGAGAAATTTGATGCTGCTAAAAACTATTTCAAAAAAGTCCTAGAGTTCTTCAAAAAGGAGGGAATTAAGCCTACCATTTACGTCTTCTTGCACAAATACGACTCTAAGGATTATGCCAAAGAGCTGTTAGAGAAAAACCTGAATGACGCCAAACGCATTTTTAGCGAAATATTTGACGAATGGGGCGCAAAATATTATGTAACTTCTATTTACGAGCAAGAAAGGCTCGCTGAAATATTTAGGGATATTTTAGTGGCTCATTATGAAGAGCTTCAAAAACACCTTGAAAACGCGCAAAAACAATTAGCGGAAATACCTGCAAAGGTGATTATAAGCGATACTGCCGGTAATGTTATCGTCCACAATGTTCAGGGAGTAAGTACTGGCTTACAGCTTAGAGTTGACCTAAGGGACTTCATTGTAGCTTGCAACAATCTCCGAGAAAACTTCTTCATGGCAGACTCAGCAGTCTTTACAGGGAAACCCATAGACGGAAGTAAGGAGTTAATATTGAATCTCTTCAAGTACATCCTGGCAGTCATCATAATGAAGACTGGTAAACTTAGAGAAGAAGATGAAGAAAAAATAAGAACACTGTTAAAGGATATGGAAGTATTTGCAGATCTTGTTGTAAGAGCGCATGCAGAAAGATAG